The DNA sequence ACTCTTTTGAATCATAAAAGTTTTATTGTCAGGTCAATTCCTTTAAAGCACAGAATTCAAACAACAGGATTTGTTTTTAAAGAAAAATTGCAAGATAGAAAAATAGACAAAGAAAAAATAAAAGGAAAGGAAATACCGATTGAAGCATTTAATATTTTGAAAAAGGGTAGAGATTATTTTGATAAAAATGGCAATGTTTTTACTTCTGAATATTTTACATATCCACCACCACAGCCAAGAGTTTATGCTTACATTACTGATACTTTGTACCACGAAAAAATAATTCCTGAAATTAGTGGTGCAGATATTTTATACCACGAATCAACTTTTGACAAATCAATGCAAGAACGTGCAACGGAAAGATTTCATTCAACAACTATTGATGCGGCAACAATTGCAAAAAAAGCAAAAGTAAAAAAGCTGATACTCGGGCATATTTCTACAAGATTTAAAAATCCTGAAAATTTTGTTAAAGAAGCACAAGAAATTTTTCCCAATACCGAAATAGCAGAGGAAGGGAAAAGATTTACGATTGGTGATTGAGAAGTGAAGATTGAGAAGTGAAGAATTGTTTAGATTCTCCTCCGTAGCTTTAGCGAAGGAGGATTTGTTTATATTTTCACGCAAAGACGCAAAGAAGAATTGTTTAGATTCTCCTCCGTAGCTTTAGCGAAGGAGGATTTGTTTATCTCTTTATGGATGTCCAGACT is a window from the Bacteroidota bacterium genome containing:
- a CDS encoding ribonuclease Z, translating into MNFEIHILSSATGSLSTRLNQSAQYLKIHNSNILVDCGEVTQFQIAKFGLSFQKIEHIFISHLHADHYVGLIGLINTMNLNHREKELNIYCPEDLKEIIDVQLKKSGTILRYKIIYHFTSDSNSFTLLNHKSFIVRSIPLKHRIQTTGFVFKEKLQDRKIDKEKIKGKEIPIEAFNILKKGRDYFDKNGNVFTSEYFTYPPPQPRVYAYITDTLYHEKIIPEISGADILYHESTFDKSMQERATERFHSTTIDAATIAKKAKVKKLILGHISTRFKNPENFVKEAQEIFPNTEIAEEGKRFTIGD